The following are encoded in a window of Drosophila simulans strain w501 chromosome 3L, Prin_Dsim_3.1, whole genome shotgun sequence genomic DNA:
- the LOC6736796 gene encoding nose resistant to fluoxetine protein 6, which yields MEIRRTSRPYLWYTPVLLLLGLWLGTVLAKGASNQSATAANSQAWQRYHSQALNASPAPPDELEILDAPATLEIHSPHETHLTRTSVIFGLTKVANESSVSGKCHAQLRQMQRGILGKQPWAMKVLDASGTKPSGFVYGQNYWLGSREACRGVQRPVGITLSKNFDRVMHYGIITQQAPFDMDYRVLYLRHNSPWQVEIKLMSEQIIHIGLCLPSACSSVEVQRLAQDYVAGGMFTENEIFDIKPEVVYMKDLQLKEEFFERASFRLVVACVLVTGTLMLCAQQLHATSKMPSTSEDPRDRDLAPAESEIWRGLNSLLQIEKLQRYVTCWDVPGNWAKIFAIRENTPNEIPLMNGLRSVCAIWIMVFHVVWFMYFTVHNKTVLISYAEQAFFQYVSSAPLLVDVFFTISGFLQTFNFLRNSRQLEAVRRNSFSENLKLFGKLLFHRYLRLGPLYLVVMATVDLVYAYIGDVSVYHINERFDEMCTRHWWRNLLFIQNLFDHRDMCANWSWSLACEMQFFILANALLFLYVKYPKVVKSLVISSFVATIAWSYGIGLSIKFQLSFDAAFATGTEIYTSPFVRVLPYILGAVTAWLLQENRIQLEISEQKERACWHFALFVFFACIYSTVKRDLGPLMAITLFVMGRLFFSLSVCWMIARSCVGRGVWWSRLLEAKGFQHVSRLSYAIYLLNPLVIALFYSLTNASTHADPFMLCVVTCGFAVIVYLASILFSLAFELPFSNLSSLLNRRQSKPKSI from the exons ATGGAGATCAGGCGCACCTCTCGACCATATCTTTGGTACACAccagtgctgctgctgctcggccTTTGGCTGGGTACGGTTTTGGCCAAGGGCGCCAGCAATCAGTCGGCCACTGCCGCCAACTCACAAGCCTGGCAGCGATATCACAGTCAGGCACTCAATGCGTCGCCAGCGCCGCCCGATGAATTGGAGATTTTGGATGCCCCCGCCACGCTTGAGATACATTCGCCCCATGAAACCCATTTGACTCGCACCTCCGTCATTTTCGGACTGACCAAAGTGGCCAACGAGAGCAGCGTCAGCGGAAAATGCCACGCGCAGCTGCGACAAATGCAGCGCGGCATACTCGGCAAACAGCCATGGGCCATGAAGG TTCTGGATGCTTCGGGAACAAAGCCCTCCGGCTTCGTATATGGTCAGAACTACTGGCTGGGAAGCCGCGAAGCTTGTCGCGGCGTCCAAAGACCCGTGGGCATAACCCTGTCAAAGAACTTCGATCGTGTTATGCACTATGGAATTATCACCCAGCAGGCGCCCTTCGACATGGACTATCGGGTTTTATACCTCCGTCACAATTCTCCGTGGCAGGTGGAGATTAAGCTGATGTCCGAGCAGATTATACACATTGGCCTGTGCCTGCCAAGTGCCTGCAGTTCGGTTGAAGTTCAGAGGCTAGCCCAGGACTATGTGGCTGGCGGAATGTTCACTGAAAACGAGATATTCGACATAAAACCGGAAGTGGTCTACATGAAGGATCTGCAGCTGAAGGAGGAATTCTTCGAGAGGGCCAGCTTCCGTCTCGTGGTGGCCTGTGTTCTGGTCACTGGCACACTTATGCTTTGTGCTCAACAACTGCATGCCACTAGTAAAATGCCATCTACCTCTGAGGATCCTCGGGATCGTGACTTGGCACCCGCGGAATCGGAAATATGGCGTGGACTCAACTCCCTGCTCCAAATAGAGAAACTGCAGAGATACGTAACTTGCTGGGATGTTCCCGGCAATTGGGCAAAAATTTTTGCGATTAGGGAGAACACTCCGAATGAAATTCCCTTGATGAATGGCCTGCGATCTGTATGCGCTATCTGGATCATGGTCTTCCACGTGGTGTGGTTCATGTACTTCACTGTCCACAATAAAACGGTGCTGATTTCGTATGCCGAACAGGCCTTCTTCCAATACGTCTCGTCGGCTCCTCTGCTCGTGGATGTCTTCTTTACCATCAG tggcTTCCTGCAAACATTTAACTTCCTCAGAAACTCCCGACAGTTGGAGGCAGTACGTCGAAATAGCTTCAGCGAAAACCTAAAGCTCTTTGGCAAACTGCTCTTCCATCGTTATTTGCGTCTTGGACCCCTTTACCTGGTGGTCATGGCCACCGTGGACTTGGTATACGCCTATATTGGAGATGTCTCAGTTTACCACATCAACGAGCGATTCGATGAGATGTGTACGCGGCACTGGTGGCGCAATCTTTTGTTCATTCAAAACCTCTTCGACCATCGGGACATGTGCGCCAATTGGAGCTGGTCCTTGGCCTGCGAAATGCAGTTCTTTATCCTGGCCAACGCTCTGCTGTTCCTCTATGTGAA ATATCCCAAGGTGGTCAAGTCTCTAGTGATCTCTTCTTTTGTGGCCACCATCGCTTGGTCCTACGGCATCGGACTGAGCATCAAGTTCCAATTGTCCTTCGACGCGGCCTTTGCCACGGGAACAGAGATCTATACATCGCCCTTCGTGAGGGTCCTTCCATATATCCTGGGAGCTGTAACGGCTTGGCTATTGCAAGAGAACCGAATCCAGTTGGAGATCAGCGAGCAAAAGGAACGGGCATGCTGGCACTTTGCCTTATTCGTCTTCTTCGCCTGCATTTACTCGACTGTCAAAAGGGATCTTGGACCTCTGATGGCCATCACGCTTTTCGTGATGGGTCGCCTGttcttttcgctcagtgtatgCTGGATGATAGCGCGCAGCTGCGTTGGCCGGGGGGTGTGGTGGTCACGCCTGCTGGAGGCCAAGGGCTTCCAACATGTCAGTCGACTGTCCTACGCCATTTACCTTCTCAACCCGCTGGTCATAGCGTTATTCTACAGTTTAACCAACGCGAGCACGCATGCGGATCCTTTCATGCTG TGCGTGGTGACCTGCGGCTTTGCTGTCATAGTCTACCTGGCCTCCATCCTCTTTTCGCTGGCCTTTGAGCTGCCCTTCAGCAATCTTTCAAGTTTGCTAAATCGACGGCAGAGCAAGCCGAAATCTATTTAA
- the LOC6736797 gene encoding uncharacterized protein LOC6736797: MSAAKGEGNLVPTVREVQQKFADILGHGDDITWDLISSGQENILKAKLSQLHCESNMFHWIWSYRKYSKGQSLTSLFFVMLVDNVYDSKMAEESRSWRLYPVFRCRRCVDETGHSSNVDCCMSYVSQYSIADSWKRFVTHTGFGAGIMVTPNLGVYKQIDGRVELKTYSTTQMCYPNMEDKPITPESLKKASRMTIKHRKIIIQSDPFMVFPEPVYDFCPGEKMLSSILDPHGSPQPGDVPRLSDSLVLFTNNLNNLRLGSLMNSINNDPSILVNQQRSAWDKIAEESVKIEGNVNLIRSCNGVPSKAALDKIFQPIDNKRKKSKKRMEAENPENTQNDLSENGSIKIKGHDINLREYGTQLKEHIASSESFDILISSMSEHLEVDTFKLIMELTQTFVETVREEMCQTLKYYFPTESIIYQIILCISKHHPKWDFNEIEEHSSDILRRVRMFFVSTGPNPYAEFLKKCEVCAGYYDICKLT, encoded by the exons ATGAGCGCTGCAAAAGGGGAGGGAAACTTAGTTCCCACAGTGAGAGAAGTGCAGCAAAAGTTTGCCGACATCCTGGGCCATGGCGACGATATAACCTGGGATCT AATATCGTCGGGTcaagaaaacattttgaagGCAAAGTTGTCTCAGCTGCATTGCGAGTCTAACATGTTTCATTGGATTTGGAGTTATA GAAAATACTCCAAAGGGCAGTCACTCACGTCCTTATTTTTTGTGATGCTTGTGGATAATGTATATGATTCCAAGATGGCCGAAGAAAGTAGATCCTGGCGCCTATATCCGGTGTTTCGATGCCGTCGATGCGTGG ATGAAACTGGGCACTCCAGCAACGTTGACTGTTGCATGTCATATGTGTCACAGTACTCAATAGCTGATTCCTGGAAACGATTTGTGACCCATACGGGCTTTGGCGCAGGTATAATGGTCACCCCGAATCTTGGAGTCTACAAGCAAATCGATGGTCGCGTTGAGCTAAAAACGTATTCTACCACTCAGATGtgttacccaaatatggaagaTAAGCCAATAACACCCGAATCATTGAAAAAAGCATCCAGAATGACTATTAAACATAGAAAAATCATTATACAATCAGATCCATTCATGGTTTTCCCTGAACCGGTTTACGACTTCTGCCCCGGTGAAAAGATGCTCTCGTCGATTTTG GATCCTCATGGTTCTCCACAACCTGGTGATGTGCCTAGACTATCCGATTCCTTAGTATTATTTACGAATAATCTTAACAATTTACGCCTTGGATCGCTGATGAACAGTATCAATAATGATCCCAGCATCCTTGTTAATCAGCAACG ATCGGCGTGGGATAAGATTGCTGAGGAATCAGTTAAAATTGAGGGTAATGTGAATCTCATTCGTAGTTGCAATGGAGTGCCCTCAAAAGCGGCGCTAGATAAAATATTTCAGCCCATTGATAACAAGAgaaagaaatcaaaaaaacGTATGGAGGCTGAAAACCCAGAAAATACTCAAAATGATCTTTCAGAAAATGGATCTATTAAAATCAAGGGACATGATATAAACCTGAGAGAATACGGAACCCAACTCAAGGAACATATTGCAAGCTCAGAGAGCTTCGACATTTTGATAAGTAGCATGTCAGAGCATTTGGAAGTAGACACTTTCAAGCTTATAATGGAGCTAACGCAAACATTTGTGGAAACTGTGAGGGAGGAGATGTGCCAAACACTGAAGTATTATTTTCCCACCGAATCCATTATATATCAGATAATACTGTGCATAAGTAAGCACCATCCAAAGTGGGACTTCAATGAAATTGAAGAGCATTCGTCGGATATTTTAAGGCGCGTACGAATGTTTTTTGTCTCTACTGGACCGAATCCCTATGctgaatttttaaagaaatgtgAAGTGTGTGCTGGATACTAtgacatatgcaaattgacttaa